One genomic region from Aggregicoccus sp. 17bor-14 encodes:
- a CDS encoding antitoxin Xre/MbcA/ParS toxin-binding domain-containing protein, producing MAPMDSLTKLLGGRTVLGTTLKNEDDLVELVREGLPYASLERVADGLQLTLDEAADSLRLPRRSLSRRKEKGEKLNPQESERALRLARLAVRAEEVLGDMEKVYRWLRKPNRALGGKPPLSMLDVDVGAAQVEHVLGRIQYGVYS from the coding sequence ATGGCGCCGATGGATTCGCTGACGAAGCTGCTGGGGGGCCGCACGGTGCTGGGCACCACCCTCAAGAACGAGGATGACCTCGTGGAGCTGGTGCGTGAGGGCCTCCCCTACGCCTCGCTCGAGCGCGTGGCGGACGGCCTGCAGCTCACGCTGGACGAGGCGGCGGACTCGTTGCGCCTGCCGCGCCGCTCGCTCAGCCGCCGCAAGGAGAAGGGCGAGAAGCTCAACCCCCAGGAGTCGGAGCGCGCGCTGCGGCTCGCGCGCCTCGCCGTGCGGGCCGAGGAGGTGCTCGGCGACATGGAGAAGGTCTACCGCTGGCTGCGCAAGCCCAACCGAGCCCTGGGCGGCAAGCCGCCCCTCTCCATGCTGGATGTGGACGTGGGCGCAGCGCAGGTGGAGCACGTGCTCGGCCGCATCCAGTACGGCGTCTACAGCTGA
- a CDS encoding transposase: MYAAVRENLATLISEADAVGRGLPRYVQRDFTRYLDCGQLANGFARVRCEACGDELQVAFSCKGRGVCPSCNHALVPDGVFTQEGAFVPLPPPTQPEVERLLARVRRRVLALLAARGVLEAEAEDDSLERYRAHSLRGQLALLRLDVRAPPRQQPRCAFFEGFSLHANTHLHPNDREGLARLCRYGARGPLALERFERAPDGRIAYRMKRVLPGGRTHLHFTGLELLRKLTALVPPPRSNLVRFHGVFAPGARLRAAVAPVPASALAASGEAAAAVHVKPVAAASRARTPRLDWAGLLQRTFALDVFRCTRCGGKRRVLAYLTHPPVVRAILAHVGEATGVAPLAAAQGPPGWE; encoded by the coding sequence TTGTACGCCGCCGTGCGCGAGAATCTCGCCACGCTCATCAGCGAGGCAGACGCAGTGGGCCGCGGCCTGCCGCGCTACGTGCAGCGCGACTTCACGCGCTACCTGGACTGTGGCCAGCTGGCAAACGGCTTCGCGCGCGTGCGGTGCGAAGCGTGCGGTGACGAGCTGCAGGTGGCCTTCAGCTGCAAGGGGCGCGGCGTGTGTCCCTCCTGCAATCACGCGCTGGTGCCCGACGGAGTTTTCACTCAGGAGGGAGCCTTCGTCCCTTTGCCGCCGCCTACGCAGCCGGAGGTGGAGCGGCTTCTCGCGCGGGTGCGCCGCCGGGTGCTGGCGCTGCTGGCTGCGCGCGGGGTGCTGGAGGCAGAAGCGGAGGACGATTCGCTGGAACGCTACCGGGCCCACTCGTTGCGCGGACAGCTGGCGTTGTTGCGCCTCGACGTGCGCGCCCCTCCCCGCCAGCAGCCCCGCTGCGCCTTCTTCGAAGGCTTCAGCCTGCATGCCAACACCCACCTGCACCCGAACGACCGGGAAGGCCTCGCGCGCCTGTGTCGCTACGGGGCCCGGGGCCCCTTGGCCCTGGAGCGCTTCGAGCGCGCACCCGACGGCCGCATCGCGTACCGGATGAAGCGGGTGCTGCCCGGGGGCCGCACGCACCTGCACTTCACGGGGCTGGAGCTCTTGCGCAAGCTGACGGCGCTGGTGCCGCCGCCGCGCAGCAACCTGGTGCGCTTTCATGGCGTGTTCGCGCCAGGGGCGAGGCTGCGGGCTGCCGTGGCGCCGGTGCCCGCTTCAGCACTGGCTGCCTCGGGTGAGGCCGCCGCCGCAGTGCACGTGAAGCCGGTCGCGGCAGCCTCGCGCGCGCGGACGCCGCGCCTGGACTGGGCAGGGTTGCTGCAGCGCACCTTCGCGCTCGACGTCTTCCGGTGCACGCGCTGCGGGGGCAAGCGCCGCGTGCTCGCCTACCTGACGCACCCCCCTGTCGTGCGGGCCATCCTCGCTCACGTAGGCGAGGCGACGGGGGTGGCGCCACTGGCGGCGGCGCAGGGCCCGCCGGGGTGGGAGTAG
- a CDS encoding M1 family aminopeptidase, which translates to MWREFFRFDLRYQLRQPLLWLATAVLGGMAFASAGSTSVRIGTGPGGIGNVHLNAPVVIANQLGVLSMISMLLVTVFVAGAVLRDSETGMADLLYATPLRKRDYLFGRFLAGFAVCLLVFSAITLAMMAGASLPSVDPERLGAFSLWPYAWSFGVLVVPNLLFVAALLMLLAALTRSMIAVYAGVVAVIVLWAVAAALGAGNGSAGGGAPVAALLDPFGVRVLARLTRYFSAAQLNTELPPLSGLLLANRLLWSGTALAMLGATVALFRPQRAGTAGRRFGKAQPQAPAAVALRVPPVPRTAPRFDAWTGAAQAWHLLRFDLRSTVRSLPFLVMLLLALANFVANYSIGGMRFDSVPYPLTRLMLEELIGSTDAVLVLVLLFYSGELVHRDRQLKVADVSDATPLPGWVPLLAKAGALGAVVLVFLGAGALVAVAMQLFKGGAPVELGLYVQGTLISAAYFVIAAIALLALQALAHHKYLGYLLGATLLGSGDVLGLEHRLLSFGSLPPLAYSDLNGYGHYLRGWCWFAAYWMLFAAALLFLAQAFRVRGPAPGWRARLAAGLRGLRGGSGLGLALSVAALAAVGGWIFYNTNVLNRYESHDAALDSAADYEKRYRGFLELPNPSVTAVRADVAIFPAEQRVRIAGSYQLRNDSGAPLDTLRIQLDPAAHTELVQLPPHAVALDDARHGVRVLELREPLAPGASLTFAFRVEVESAGFTNSGAPGPVNQNGTLFTSESFFPKFGYVQAREIEDRAERRKRGLGEPHRMPKLDDVSARRSNYWKLFGFDADLVDFETTVSTSADQVAIAPGQLVKSWEEKGRRFFHYRMDRPILPFFVFQSGRWEVAQGEWNGVPIRVHHDRKHAYNVGSMIKGAERALDYDSANFGPYPYRDVRITEFPLYQQYARSFPGIIPFSESLGFISDLRDPGGVDHVFYVTAHEVSHQWWGDQVIAANTQGSMMVTESVAEYAALMTVEKEFGAEKTRHLLRYDLDQYLAGRGKELVEEQPLVSVENQVYIGYRKGSMVFYRLREEIGEAALNRALKGFVSAHRFQTGSYITSRDLLQAIRAETPADKQELLTDLFERIVLYDNRVSAAGAKQRADGQWDVTLQLHLAKLQADGKGQETVRSYDEPVELAVFGPAGEVLLREKRRLAGGDTSVTVTVKDRPAEVGVDPYNLLIDRMPSDNRKQVSVQ; encoded by the coding sequence ATGTGGCGTGAGTTCTTCCGCTTCGACCTGCGCTACCAGCTGCGCCAGCCCCTGCTGTGGCTGGCCACGGCGGTGCTCGGGGGGATGGCCTTCGCGAGTGCCGGCAGCACCTCGGTGCGCATCGGCACGGGGCCCGGCGGCATCGGCAACGTGCACCTGAATGCGCCCGTCGTCATCGCCAACCAGCTCGGCGTGCTGAGCATGATCTCGATGCTGCTGGTGACCGTGTTCGTCGCCGGCGCCGTGCTGCGCGACAGCGAGACCGGCATGGCTGACCTGCTGTACGCCACGCCGCTGCGCAAGCGCGACTACCTGTTCGGACGCTTCCTGGCCGGCTTTGCCGTCTGCCTGCTGGTCTTCTCCGCGATCACGCTGGCGATGATGGCTGGCGCCAGCCTGCCCTCGGTCGACCCCGAGCGGCTGGGCGCGTTCTCGCTGTGGCCCTATGCCTGGAGCTTCGGCGTGCTGGTGGTGCCCAACCTGCTGTTCGTGGCCGCGCTGCTGATGCTGCTGGCGGCCCTGACCCGCTCGATGATCGCGGTGTATGCCGGCGTGGTCGCCGTCATCGTGCTGTGGGCGGTCGCCGCGGCGCTCGGCGCTGGCAATGGCAGCGCCGGCGGCGGCGCGCCCGTGGCGGCGCTGCTCGACCCCTTCGGCGTGCGCGTGCTGGCCCGGTTGACCCGCTACTTCAGCGCCGCCCAGCTCAACACCGAGCTGCCTCCGCTCTCCGGCCTTCTGCTGGCCAACCGCCTGCTGTGGAGCGGCACGGCGCTGGCCATGCTCGGCGCCACGGTGGCGCTGTTCAGGCCGCAGCGTGCGGGTACGGCCGGCCGCCGCTTCGGGAAGGCGCAGCCGCAGGCCCCTGCCGCCGTTGCGCTGCGCGTGCCGCCGGTACCCCGCACCGCACCGCGTTTCGACGCCTGGACCGGCGCTGCCCAGGCCTGGCACCTGCTGCGCTTCGACCTGCGCAGCACCGTCCGCAGCCTGCCCTTCCTGGTGATGCTGCTGCTGGCGCTGGCCAACTTCGTCGCCAACTACTCGATCGGCGGCATGCGCTTCGACAGTGTGCCGTATCCGCTCACGCGCCTGATGCTGGAAGAGCTGATCGGCTCCACCGACGCGGTGCTGGTGCTGGTGCTGCTGTTCTACAGCGGCGAGCTGGTGCATCGCGACCGCCAGCTCAAGGTCGCCGACGTCAGCGACGCCACGCCTCTCCCGGGCTGGGTGCCGCTGCTGGCCAAGGCCGGGGCCCTGGGCGCGGTGGTGCTGGTGTTCCTGGGCGCCGGTGCGCTCGTGGCCGTCGCCATGCAGCTGTTCAAGGGTGGGGCGCCGGTGGAGCTCGGGCTGTACGTGCAGGGCACGCTGATCTCCGCCGCGTACTTCGTCATCGCAGCCATCGCGCTGCTGGCCCTGCAGGCGCTGGCCCACCACAAGTACCTGGGCTACCTGCTCGGCGCGACCCTGCTGGGGTCGGGCGACGTGCTGGGCCTGGAGCATCGCCTGCTGAGCTTCGGCTCGCTGCCGCCGCTGGCGTACTCGGACCTGAACGGCTACGGCCACTACCTGAGGGGCTGGTGCTGGTTCGCGGCGTACTGGATGCTGTTCGCCGCCGCGCTCCTGTTCCTGGCCCAGGCCTTCCGCGTGCGAGGCCCGGCCCCGGGCTGGCGTGCGCGCCTGGCTGCGGGCCTGCGCGGCCTGCGCGGCGGGAGCGGCCTCGGACTGGCGCTCAGCGTCGCCGCTCTCGCTGCGGTGGGCGGCTGGATCTTCTACAACACGAATGTCCTGAACCGCTACGAGTCGCATGACGCTGCGCTGGACAGCGCTGCCGACTACGAGAAGCGCTACCGGGGCTTCCTCGAGCTGCCGAATCCCAGCGTGACCGCGGTGCGCGCGGACGTCGCCATCTTCCCGGCCGAGCAGCGCGTCCGCATCGCGGGCAGCTACCAGCTGCGCAACGACAGCGGTGCGCCGCTCGACACCCTGCGCATCCAGCTGGACCCGGCCGCGCATACCGAGCTCGTCCAGCTGCCGCCGCACGCGGTGGCCCTCGACGATGCCCGCCATGGAGTCCGGGTCCTCGAGCTGCGCGAGCCCCTGGCGCCAGGCGCGAGCCTGACGTTCGCCTTCAGGGTCGAAGTGGAGAGCGCGGGCTTCACCAACAGCGGCGCGCCCGGCCCGGTGAACCAGAACGGCACCCTGTTCACGTCCGAGAGCTTCTTCCCGAAGTTCGGCTACGTGCAGGCCCGGGAGATCGAAGACCGCGCCGAACGCCGCAAGCGCGGCCTCGGCGAGCCGCACCGCATGCCGAAGCTCGACGACGTGTCCGCCCGCAGGAGCAACTACTGGAAGCTGTTCGGCTTCGACGCTGACCTGGTCGACTTCGAGACCACGGTGTCGACCAGTGCCGACCAGGTCGCGATCGCGCCGGGCCAGCTCGTGAAGAGCTGGGAAGAGAAGGGGCGCCGCTTCTTCCACTACCGCATGGACCGGCCGATCCTGCCCTTCTTCGTGTTCCAGTCGGGCCGCTGGGAGGTGGCGCAGGGTGAGTGGAACGGCGTGCCGATCCGCGTCCACCACGACCGCAAGCATGCGTACAACGTCGGCAGCATGATCAAGGGGGCCGAGCGCGCACTCGACTACGACAGCGCCAACTTCGGGCCCTATCCGTACAGGGACGTGCGCATCACCGAGTTCCCGCTGTACCAGCAGTATGCGCGCAGCTTCCCGGGCATCATTCCCTTCTCGGAGTCGCTCGGCTTCATCAGCGACCTGCGCGACCCCGGCGGCGTCGACCACGTGTTCTACGTGACGGCGCACGAGGTTTCGCACCAGTGGTGGGGCGACCAGGTCATCGCCGCGAACACCCAGGGCAGCATGATGGTGACGGAATCGGTGGCCGAATATGCGGCCCTGATGACCGTGGAGAAGGAGTTCGGCGCCGAGAAGACGCGCCATCTCCTGCGCTACGACCTCGACCAGTACCTGGCCGGCCGCGGCAAGGAGCTGGTGGAGGAGCAGCCGCTGGTGAGCGTGGAGAACCAGGTCTACATCGGCTATCGCAAGGGCAGCATGGTGTTCTACCGCCTGCGCGAGGAGATCGGCGAGGCGGCGCTGAACCGCGCGCTGAAGGGCTTCGTGTCGGCGCACCGCTTCCAGACCGGCAGCTACATCACCAGCCGGGACCTGCTGCAGGCGATCCGCGCCGAGACCCCGGCCGACAAGCAGGAGCTGCTCACCGACCTGTTCGAGCGCATCGTCCTGTACGACAACCGTGTCAGCGCGGCGGGCGCGAAGCAGCGCGCCGACGGCCAGTGGGACGTGACCCTGCAGCTCCATCTGGCCAAGCTGCAGGCCGACGGCAAGGGCCAGGAGACGGTGCGCAGCTACGACGAGCCGGTGGAGCTCGCGGTGTTCGGTCCGGCGGGCGAGGTTCTGCTGCGCGAGAAGCGCCGGTTGGCGGGCGGCGATACGAGCGTGACGGTCACCGTGAAGGACAGGCCGGCGGAGGTGGGCGTGGACCCGTACAACCTCCTGATCGACCGCATGCCATCGGATAACCGCAAGCAGGTCAGCGTGCAGTAG
- a CDS encoding DEAD/DEAH box helicase, protein MNQHLATWLRPDALRDAAGAATYARGQDYAGEGRVARLAVEPSGLRGEVVGTRRYQVHLGADEEGLQGLCECPAAQAGGLCKHAVALGLAWLVQLEAQAEAPAHAPRRRGPAPEPRPSTEEATEAWLALHGVVHARDTSIRVLAQALGSRALDRLQYLLPRAASVADAAAGRVADFLGPVEGALLERLHACAWDWLEEEAARVRRGLEEEGARGRQAPTDARLLPLAERLRELRARLRESASPRAEGSEPAQREWNERPPRFRLRETLWALTPGRTRLPVPVEVVVRLPALMEGSPALSCTCTPGLAPSCVHALSALDAALRDLAEPARAGRNASLAEALVERPWTQLLGALEAAAHGAPARAGGGHEVTWRLEGFEGGVPRLEPYLHRPRKGGGLSAGSRLTARDHDVALEAARSPREREALELRLLSQSAYGEDERRIVLRLLRCLAGSPRLFLSERLEAPLEVRELPLGLSFVDEEGGRLRVAPAVGGQSVELDALLLARERAPRGWPWVHLEPQLPRLTLIQAAPAAGSVLEALRDYGARLPAEALRPVLDRLEALESAFPLALPQALEGRSVPPAGTQVVRLQPTGAGGLTGVLRVEPLPEAPLFPPGEGAVQVRATREGERLVTRRDLEAERAEAHALCARLGVKVEGADWALLFEDPTEALSVLERLQGLLSPTLRVEWPEEELRVVAAPSWASLKVEVRKQRDWFGVGGALEVDGTKLTLEQLLEAARTQAHFVPLGKGRFMRLTQSLREQLGALADLAHPTRSGLQLSVAAAPLLEAFAAAGAQVAAPPDWRKLSERIARSRTLEVPVPEGLRAELRDYQREGFVWMARLTEWGAGAALADDMGLGKTLQALALLLHRASRGPALVVAPTSVCFNWEREAARFAPGLTLHAYRESSRGALLVGLGPGDVVVVSYGLVANDVARLAGVQWSTLVVDEAQAMKNPDTQRARALRQLQADARVALTGTPVENRLSELWSLFALLFPGLLGSRDVFRGRFATPIERDGDGARRAALAAVLRPFLLRRTKGQVARELPARTEVVVTVALTPAERRLYDESRKLALAQLGGRASAPEMRIEVLAALTKLRLLACHPRLGDPRSEVPSSKLTRFMELVQELRAEGHRALVFSQFTRHLALVREALDEAGVGYLYLDGSTPPAERAARVDAFQAGRAELFLISLKAGGTGLNLTAADHVIHLDPWWNPAVEDQATDRAHRIGQDKPVTVSRLVSQGTIEEAIVQLHAEKRELAQSLLAGADGAAALTGEQLLALLRFTGAERDEPAAMPAAASKAPRDTLH, encoded by the coding sequence ATGAATCAGCACCTCGCCACCTGGCTGCGGCCGGACGCGCTGCGCGACGCCGCGGGCGCCGCCACGTACGCGCGTGGGCAGGACTACGCGGGCGAGGGCCGAGTCGCGCGGCTCGCGGTGGAGCCCTCGGGCCTGCGCGGCGAGGTGGTGGGCACGCGGCGCTACCAGGTGCACCTGGGGGCGGACGAGGAGGGGCTGCAGGGGCTGTGCGAGTGCCCCGCGGCCCAGGCCGGCGGGCTGTGCAAGCACGCGGTGGCGCTCGGGCTCGCGTGGCTCGTGCAGCTCGAGGCCCAGGCGGAGGCGCCTGCGCACGCGCCGCGCCGCCGGGGCCCCGCGCCCGAGCCCCGCCCCAGCACCGAGGAGGCGACGGAGGCGTGGCTCGCGCTGCACGGCGTGGTGCACGCGCGCGACACCAGCATCCGGGTGCTCGCGCAGGCGCTGGGCTCGCGCGCCCTGGACCGGCTGCAGTACCTGCTGCCGCGCGCGGCCTCCGTCGCGGACGCGGCGGCGGGCCGGGTGGCGGACTTCCTCGGGCCCGTGGAGGGCGCGCTGCTCGAGCGGCTCCACGCCTGCGCCTGGGACTGGCTCGAGGAGGAGGCGGCGCGCGTGCGCCGCGGGCTGGAGGAGGAGGGGGCCCGGGGTCGCCAGGCGCCCACCGACGCGCGCCTCCTGCCCCTCGCCGAGCGGCTGCGCGAGCTGCGGGCGCGCCTGCGCGAGAGCGCGAGCCCCCGGGCGGAAGGAAGCGAGCCCGCCCAGCGGGAGTGGAACGAGCGGCCGCCGCGCTTTCGCCTGCGCGAGACGCTGTGGGCCCTCACCCCGGGGCGCACCCGGCTGCCCGTGCCGGTGGAGGTGGTGGTGCGGCTGCCCGCGCTGATGGAGGGCAGCCCCGCGCTCAGCTGCACCTGCACGCCCGGCCTGGCCCCCTCCTGCGTGCACGCGCTCAGCGCGCTCGATGCGGCGCTGCGCGACCTCGCGGAGCCGGCGCGCGCGGGGCGCAACGCGAGCCTCGCCGAGGCGCTGGTGGAGCGGCCCTGGACGCAGCTGCTGGGCGCGCTCGAGGCCGCGGCGCACGGGGCGCCCGCGCGCGCCGGCGGTGGGCACGAGGTGACGTGGCGGCTGGAGGGCTTCGAGGGCGGGGTGCCCCGGCTCGAGCCCTACCTGCACCGACCGCGCAAGGGCGGAGGCCTCTCCGCGGGAAGCCGCCTCACGGCGCGCGACCACGACGTGGCGCTGGAGGCGGCGCGCAGCCCCCGCGAGCGCGAGGCGCTGGAGCTGCGCCTGCTGAGCCAGAGCGCGTACGGCGAGGACGAGCGGCGCATCGTGCTGCGGCTGCTGCGCTGTCTCGCGGGCAGCCCCCGCCTCTTCCTCTCCGAGCGCCTGGAGGCGCCGCTCGAGGTGCGCGAGCTGCCGCTGGGGCTCTCCTTCGTGGACGAGGAGGGAGGCCGCCTGCGCGTCGCGCCCGCGGTGGGCGGGCAGTCGGTGGAGCTGGATGCGCTCTTGCTCGCGCGCGAGCGCGCCCCGCGCGGCTGGCCCTGGGTGCACCTGGAGCCTCAGCTCCCGCGCCTGACGCTCATCCAGGCCGCTCCCGCCGCGGGCAGCGTGCTGGAGGCCTTGCGCGACTACGGCGCGCGCCTGCCGGCCGAGGCGCTGCGCCCGGTGCTCGACCGGCTGGAGGCGCTGGAGAGCGCGTTTCCGCTCGCCCTGCCGCAGGCGCTGGAGGGCCGCAGCGTGCCGCCCGCCGGCACGCAGGTGGTGCGGCTGCAGCCCACGGGCGCGGGCGGCCTCACCGGCGTGCTGCGCGTGGAGCCCCTGCCCGAGGCGCCTCTTTTCCCTCCCGGCGAGGGCGCGGTGCAGGTGCGCGCCACGCGCGAGGGCGAGCGGCTCGTCACCCGCAGAGACCTGGAGGCCGAGCGCGCGGAGGCGCACGCGCTGTGCGCGCGGCTGGGGGTGAAGGTGGAGGGGGCGGACTGGGCGCTGCTCTTCGAGGACCCCACCGAGGCGCTCTCCGTGCTCGAGCGGCTGCAGGGGCTCTTGTCCCCCACCTTGCGCGTGGAGTGGCCCGAGGAGGAGCTGCGGGTGGTGGCGGCTCCTTCGTGGGCGAGCCTCAAGGTGGAGGTGCGCAAGCAGCGCGACTGGTTCGGCGTGGGCGGCGCGCTGGAGGTGGACGGCACGAAGCTCACGCTGGAGCAGCTGCTGGAGGCGGCGCGCACGCAGGCGCACTTCGTGCCGCTCGGAAAGGGGCGCTTCATGCGCCTCACCCAGAGCCTGCGCGAGCAGCTCGGCGCCCTCGCGGACCTCGCGCACCCGACGCGCAGCGGGCTGCAGCTTTCGGTGGCCGCAGCGCCCTTGCTCGAGGCCTTCGCGGCCGCGGGCGCGCAGGTGGCGGCGCCGCCGGACTGGCGCAAGCTCAGCGAGCGCATCGCGCGCTCGCGCACGCTCGAGGTGCCCGTGCCCGAGGGGCTGCGGGCGGAGCTGCGCGACTACCAGCGCGAGGGCTTCGTGTGGATGGCGCGGCTCACCGAGTGGGGCGCGGGCGCGGCGCTCGCGGACGACATGGGCCTGGGCAAGACGCTGCAGGCGCTCGCGCTGCTCTTGCACCGAGCATCCCGCGGCCCCGCGCTGGTGGTGGCGCCCACCAGCGTCTGCTTCAACTGGGAGCGCGAGGCGGCGCGCTTCGCGCCGGGCCTCACGCTGCACGCCTACCGCGAGTCCTCGCGCGGGGCGCTGCTCGTGGGCCTGGGGCCGGGGGACGTGGTGGTGGTGAGCTACGGCCTCGTGGCCAACGACGTGGCGCGGCTCGCGGGCGTGCAGTGGAGCACGCTGGTGGTGGACGAGGCGCAGGCGATGAAGAACCCGGACACGCAGCGCGCGCGGGCGCTGCGCCAGCTGCAGGCGGACGCGCGCGTGGCGCTCACGGGCACGCCGGTGGAGAACCGGCTGAGCGAGCTGTGGAGCCTCTTCGCGCTGCTGTTCCCGGGGCTGCTGGGCAGCCGGGACGTGTTCCGCGGGCGCTTCGCCACGCCCATCGAGCGCGACGGAGACGGTGCGCGGCGCGCGGCGCTCGCGGCGGTCCTGCGCCCCTTCCTGCTGCGGCGCACGAAGGGGCAGGTGGCGCGCGAGCTGCCCGCGCGCACCGAGGTGGTGGTGACGGTGGCGCTCACGCCGGCGGAGCGGCGGCTGTACGACGAGTCGCGCAAGCTTGCGCTCGCGCAGCTGGGAGGGCGCGCGAGCGCGCCGGAGATGCGCATCGAGGTGCTCGCGGCGCTGACGAAGCTGCGGCTGCTCGCGTGCCACCCGCGGCTCGGGGACCCGAGGAGCGAGGTGCCCAGCAGCAAGCTCACGCGCTTCATGGAGCTGGTGCAGGAGCTGCGCGCGGAGGGGCACCGGGCGCTCGTCTTCAGCCAGTTCACGCGCCACCTCGCGCTGGTGCGCGAGGCGCTGGACGAGGCGGGGGTGGGCTACCTCTACCTGGACGGGAGCACGCCGCCCGCGGAGCGCGCGGCGCGGGTGGACGCGTTCCAGGCGGGGAGGGCGGAGCTGTTCCTCATCAGCCTCAAGGCGGGCGGCACGGGGCTGAACCTCACGGCGGCGGACCACGTCATCCACCTGGACCCCTGGTGGAACCCGGCGGTGGAGGACCAGGCCACGGACCGCGCGCACCGCATCGGGCAGGACAAGCCGGTGACGGTGAGCCGGCTGGTGAGCCAGGGCACGATCGAGGAGGCGATCGTGCAGCTGCACGCGGAGAAGCGCGAGCTCGCGCAGAGCCTGCTGGCCGGCGCAGACGGCGCTGCGGCCCTCACGGGCGAGCAGCTCCTCGCGCTGCTGCGCTTCACGGGAGCGGAAAGGGACGAGCCCGCCGCCATGCCCGCTGCCGCCTCGAAAGCGCCCAGAGATACCCTCCACTAG
- a CDS encoding RES family NAD+ phosphorylase: MLLWRLVPERWADTAFTGEGARLYGGRWNSAGTPLVYLSSALSLAALEVLVHADVEDLPSRFAACSVEVPAAVAGAIETVDPETLSKDWRAVSAPPELRAFGNAWVREARSALLAMPSVIIPEEQNFLLNPAHADFKKLEVRPSRAFFFDPRLYAAD, translated from the coding sequence ATGCTGCTCTGGCGCCTCGTCCCTGAGCGCTGGGCGGACACCGCCTTCACCGGCGAGGGCGCCCGACTGTACGGCGGCCGCTGGAACAGCGCCGGCACGCCCCTGGTGTACCTCTCCTCCGCGCTCTCGCTCGCGGCGCTCGAGGTGCTGGTGCACGCAGACGTGGAGGACCTGCCGAGCCGGTTTGCGGCGTGCTCCGTGGAGGTGCCCGCGGCCGTCGCGGGCGCCATCGAGACGGTGGACCCCGAGACGCTCTCCAAGGACTGGCGGGCCGTCAGCGCGCCGCCCGAGCTCCGGGCCTTTGGCAACGCCTGGGTGCGGGAGGCCCGCTCCGCCCTGCTGGCCATGCCCTCCGTCATCATCCCCGAGGAGCAGAACTTCCTGCTCAACCCCGCCCACGCGGACTTCAAGAAGCTCGAGGTGCGGCCCTCGCGGGCCTTCTTCTTCGACCCGCGGCTCTACGCTGCGGACTGA
- a CDS encoding ABC transporter ATP-binding protein has protein sequence MLSIKQLHKTYGNGVHALNGVTLEIPTGLFGLLGPNGAGKSTLMRTIATLQEPDSGSIHLDGRDVVQDKEGLRRQLGYLPQEFGVYPKTSALELLNHFAVLKGLTRRGERKEAVEGLLHQVNLWDARKRAVASYSGGMRQRFGIAQALLGAPRLVIVDEPTAGLDPDERNRFLNLLARIGEQVVVILSTHIVDDVTDLCPRMAMIARGQVLVSGRPQDAIELLRSRVWRCRVDDAQLDEYQRRFAVLSTRLVGGKPQIHVYAETQPEEGFTPVEPGLEDVYFLQLRAVQSNPASARGERHVA, from the coding sequence ATGCTTTCGATCAAGCAGCTTCACAAAACCTATGGCAACGGGGTGCATGCGCTGAACGGCGTCACGCTGGAGATCCCCACCGGCCTGTTCGGGCTGCTCGGCCCGAACGGCGCCGGCAAGTCCACGCTGATGCGCACCATCGCCACGCTGCAGGAGCCGGACAGCGGCAGCATCCACCTGGACGGTCGCGACGTCGTGCAGGACAAGGAGGGCCTGCGCCGTCAGCTGGGCTACCTCCCGCAGGAGTTCGGCGTCTATCCGAAGACCAGCGCGCTCGAGCTGCTGAACCACTTCGCGGTGCTGAAGGGACTGACCCGGCGCGGCGAGCGCAAGGAGGCGGTCGAAGGCCTGCTGCACCAGGTGAACCTGTGGGATGCGAGGAAGCGCGCCGTGGCCAGCTACTCGGGCGGCATGCGCCAGCGCTTCGGCATCGCCCAGGCCCTGCTCGGCGCGCCGCGGCTGGTGATCGTCGACGAGCCCACCGCCGGCCTCGACCCGGATGAGCGCAACCGCTTCCTGAACCTGCTGGCGCGGATCGGCGAGCAGGTGGTCGTGATCCTGTCCACCCACATCGTGGACGACGTCACCGACCTGTGCCCCCGCATGGCGATGATCGCGCGCGGCCAGGTCCTGGTGTCCGGCCGGCCGCAGGATGCGATCGAGCTGTTGCGCAGCCGCGTCTGGCGCTGCCGCGTCGACGATGCCCAGCTCGACGAATACCAGCGCCGCTTCGCCGTGCTGTCGACCCGCCTGGTGGGCGGCAAGCCGCAGATCCACGTCTACGCCGAGACCCAGCCGGAGGAAGGCTTCACGCCGGTCGAACCCGGCCTCGAGGACGTCTACTTCCTCCAGCTGCGCGCCGTGCAGTCCAACCCTGCGTCGGCTCGCGGAGAGCGTCATGTGGCGTGA